GTCCGGATCGTGAAGGTATCGGATGATACACTAATGCCTTGATCGCACCGTGTATCGGGGGGAATTGGCGATGGAACAGGAATCTCAGGAACTGCGTCGTGCCGGCCTCAAGGTCACGCATCCGCGCATGCGCATCCTGCAGATCTTCGAGGAAGACGGTGCACGCCATCTGTCCGCCGAAGATGTCTACAAGAGGCTGCTTGCCCATGAAGAGGACATCGGACTGGCAACGGTGTATCGCGTGCTGACCCAGTTCGAAGCCGCCGGCATCCTCGTCAAGCACAATTTCGAGGGGGGGCAGGCCGTCTACGAACTCGATCGCGGGCAGCATCACGATCACATGATCGATGTTGACAGCGGAAAGGTCATCGAGTTCGTCAGCGAGGAGATCGAGAAGCTGCAGCACGCGATCGCCGCCAGTCACGGTTACGTCATCGAGGACCACAGCCTGGTCCTGTACGTGCGCCCCAAAAACCGGCACAAGTAGTATCTGGCGGTGGGCCGGCAGGTTTCTGGCTGAGCCGGCAAGCCCGGAGACGGGGCATAAAAAAAACCGCGGGAGGACTCCTGTCCACCCAGCGGTTTATCCGTTGCCGTATGGCGAAGCGTCATACCCGAGTTGCTCGAAGTAAACGCATGTCGCCCTAGACATCGGCGGAACAGCATCCTGCCGTTCTTCGGGTCAACCGTCCCCACGGCCGACCCGGCACACCATCTTGCGATGGCGGCTCCCCCACATCGATGAAAGGATCGTAACGAAGACTTCACGCGGGAGATATTGGAAAATTTCCTATTCCGGGTGGCTGAGGCGAACTGCCGCACGGTTTGGCGTGCTGCTGTGCAGCAGTACTCGCAGGTGTACGCCGGTCGGTCCGCTACGCAGGCGGAAGACGCCGCCAAGCGAAGTCACACGGTCACGCATGCCTTGCAGACCGCGCCCCTCGCTCTCGACGCGTTCGGGCAATCCGCTGCCGTTGTCGCGAATGTCCAGCAGCGCCAGTACCCTGCCTTGGCGCGTGCCGATACGCAGGCGCAGGCGGAACTCGCTGGCGTGCGCGTGTTTCACGGCATTGGTCGCACTTTCCTGTACCAAACGATAGAGCGCGGTGCGGATATCTTCCTCCAGCAGGCGCGGGTCGCCGTGCAGATCGGTGTAATAGCGCATGCAGGCCGTGCTCAACAGCTGCCGGATCGGTCCTTCGTCCAGGGCCCGCAACAGGCCGAATTCGTCCAGCACAGCCGGGCGCAGGTCGTCCAGCAGGCGATGAAGGGTGCGCCGCATGTGCCCGAGTATGTCGTTGATGGCCGAGGCGGTGTCGGTCAGGCCGGCCTGCTGCAGGCGGGTCTGCGCCAGTTTCACGTGGGTCTGGATCGCGGTCAGGTTCTGGCCCAGTTCGTCATGAAGTTCCGCGGCCATGTGCCGGCGGAGGTCTTCCTCAGCCTGCAGGTTGCCGCGTGCGGCGTCGCGCAGCTGGCGGGCCAACTGGTCCAGACGCCGATTCACGGCTGCAAGGTAGGTGTTCTGCTCGGCGACCCGCGCGCTGCTCTGGCGAAGGGCGTCCGTGGCCGAGCCAAGCATCAGGGCGCCGGTGCCGGCTACGGCTAGGAACAGGTGCGCTGAGGCGGCTGGCGCGGCGTGGGTGGTGAAGTGGTCGACGATCGCCATGCCCAGGCTGGAGATCAGCATCGACAGGCTGGCTCCGCGCCAACCGTGCCTGAAAGCAAAGAACAGCACCGGCGCCAGCGACAGGATGCGGGCAAATTCACGCTGGGGGTCGGACTGCTCGGACAGCGCCAGCAGGATCACCAGGGCCGGCAGCATGACCAGCAAGCCATCCATCAGAAGACCACGCAACGCCCGTGGCGATGGCGGTGCCAGCACCAGCATGATCAGCGGCGGAGTCAGCAACAGGGTGCCGACATAGTTGCCCAGCAGGTCCTGACCCATGACCTGCAGCAGCAGGTCGGTGGTCGGCGGTGCGTGGAGGACGGCCAGCATGGCCGTATCCATGGCTGTTGCGGCCAGGACGGTGAACGCCGCCGACAACAGCAGGCGGGAGACGTCCTCCGGGTTCTGCAGACTCGGCTTCAGGTGGGCTCGTCGCAGCAACCACAGGCAGATGGCCACGACCAGGGGTTGCGGCAGGTCGCCAAAGGCGAAAATGGCCCAGCCCATCGGGCTGCCATGGTGCAGGTCGTTCAGGCCGGCAGCGAGCAGTTCGCCGCCAAGCAGCCATGGCCAGTAGCGGAACGGCGCCAGCAGCAACACGCCGAAGCGCAGGCCGAACGGAAGCATCCAGTAGGGATCGGCGATCGACCAGAGGAATGACCAGCACAGGGCATAGCCCAGGCCGAGCAAGGGGCCGCGAAGAAGCGAGGGCAGGTAGGACGAGCGCATCAGCGGATGGTACACGGGGCGTCTCTGCGGAGCGCCAAGGCTGATACAGTGGCACCCATGTACAGCATTGTTCTGGTTGACGACCACGCGATCGTCCGTGAAGGCTTCAAACGGCTCATCGATCTGGAGCCGGACCTCGAGGTCATTGCCGAGTGCCGCAACGCGGACGACGCCGTCGAGGCGATTGCCCAGCATCGCCCGGACCTGGTGGCGCTCGACCTGTCGTTGCCGGACGGCAGCGGTCTGCCGTTGATCGAACATCTGCGCAGTGTGGCGCCGGATACCCGGATCGTGGTGCTGAGCATGCATGACGGCGAGCCTTATGTGTCAGAGGCTCTGCGTCGCGGGGCCAGCGGCTATGTGACCAAGGGGGTGGCGCCGGAGGAACTGGTGGCCGGACTGCGTGCCGTGATGCAGGGCGAGCAGTTCCTGAGCTCCGACCTCCAGCAGCGACGTGCGGATCGGTCGGGTCAGGAGCTTGATCCGTTCGAGCGCCTGACGGCCCGCGAGCGCGAAGTGTTCCTGCTGCTGGCTGCGGGCCTCGCTCCCAAGCAGGTCGCGGCCGAGCTTGGCATCGGCCAGAAGACGGTCTACATCCACCGGGCCAGCCTGATGGGCAAGCTGGGCGCGGGCTCCGAACTCGATCTGTACCGGATCGCCAGCGAACGCGGCCTGCTCGGTGCGACGAGGAGCAGCTCAGGCTGACTGCGCCTGCTCCAGCATCTTCTTGGCGTGGGCCCGGGTTTCGCGGGTGATCTCCACCCCGCCAAGCATGCGGGCCAGTTCGTCACGACGTCCGTCCGCGCCGAGCAGCTCGATCCGGGTGTGGGTGTCGTTTCCGTCGCTGTGCTTGCTGACGCGCAGGTGGGCATGTCCCTGTGCCGCCACCTGGGGCAGGTGGGTCACGCACAGCACCTGCCGCTTCGAACCGAGCGCGCGCAGCTTCTGGCCGACGACTTCGGCCACGGCGCCGCCGATGCCGCTGTCCACCTCGTCGAACACCATGGTGCCGACACTGTCCTTGCCCAGCGTGGCGACCTCGATGGCCAGGCTGATGCGGGCCAGCTCGCCGCCGGACGCGACCTTGCGCAACGGGCGTGGAGGCTGGCCCGGGTTCGCGCTGACCAGCAGCTCGCAACGTTCGTTGCCCTGGCTGTCCGGTGTGTTGGCAGAACTGGCTTCCAGGGCGACTTCGAGCACGCCGCCGGCCATGCCCAGTTCGCCCATCAGCGCGCTGACTTCGCCACCGAGCTGCTGGGCGGCGTCCCTGCGTGCCTGGCTCAGCGCCTCGGCGGCCTGTGTATAGCGGGCATGGACCCGTGCCTGTTCGCTGGTGAGGCGGTCGAGTATGTCGCCGGCGCCCTCCAGTTCGTCGAACTCGGTGCGCAATGCAGCGAGCTTGTCGTGCAGTTCACCAGCCGGCAGGCGGTATCGACGGCCGAGCTCGTGCAGGTGGGCGAGATGGGCGTCGACTTCGGCGAAGCGTTCGGGGTCCAGATCGACGTCCTGTGCGTAACGGTTGAGTCTGTCCGTGGCTTCGCCAAGCTGGATGGATGCGTTGTCGAGCAGTTCCAGCAAGGGGTTCAGCCGGTCGTCGAGGCCGGCCAGCTTTCCGAGTTCGGCATGGGCGCGGCCCAGCGCGCGCTGCAGTGCGAACTCACTGTCGCCATCCAGCAGTTCGACCACGCCCGAGGCGCCTTCGGCCAGGCGCCCGGCATTGGCCAGGCGTTTGTGGCTGGTTTCCAGTTCGGCCAGTTCGCCGGCCGGGAGGGCCCAGCGTTCCAGTTCAGCCAGTTCGTGGCGCAGCAGGTCCAGCCGCTGTTCGCGGTCATCGCCGCCGCTGAGGCGACGGATCTTCTGCCCCAGCTCGCGCCACTCGGTGGCCAGCGTGCGTACCGACTCGACCTGCGCCTCGTTGCCTGCGTAGGCATCGAGCAGCGTCATCTGGTGGCTGCGGGAGAGCAGTGCCTGGTGTTCGTGCTGGCCATGGATTTCCACCAGCAGGGTCGCGAGTTCGCCCAGTTGTCCGGCGTTGACCGGTCGGCCGTTGATCCACGCGCGCGAGCTGCCTTCGGCACGTATCACGCGCCGCAATTGGCAGCTGCCGTCCTCGTCCAGTTCCTCCCGTTCCAGCCAGGTGCGGGCTTCGGGCAGGTTGCTCAGGTCGAACTCCGCAGCCATCTCGGCGCGATCGCTGCCCGTCCGCACCATGCCGCTGTCGGCACGGGCACCGGCGAGCAGCAGCAGGGCATCGACCAGCAGCGATTTGCCGGCGCCGGTCTCCCCGCTGACGACGGTCAATCCGGGGCCGAAACCGATCTCGGCGGCTTCGACGACGGCAAAATGGCGGACGTAGAGCGAGATGAGCATAGATGGGCTGGGTTCAGTCCGGAGGGTTGTCGGGCGATTGTAGCGGCATGCATGTCGCTACAATCGCCAGTGCGATCGGCCGGCGCTTGCATGCTGGCCGCGTAGACCTTATTTCTTTTGTGTCTCACGGATTGCCACAGCGCATGCCATTTCCCACCCATCACGACCTCGATGCCCGTGCCCGCCGCCTGCTGCGTACGCTGATCGCACAGTATCTGGTCGATGGCGAGCCGGTCGGGTCGCGCACGCTGTCGCGTTCGTCCGGGCTCGAGGTCAGTCCGGCGACGATCCGCAACATCATGTCCGACCTCGAGGATGCCGGGCTGGTGGCCTCGCCGCACACCTCGGCCGGCCGGGTGCCGACACCGCGCGGCCTGCGCCTGTTCGTCGACAGCCTGATCGAGCTGCAACCGCTGCCGCACGAGGAAATGGCCCGCCTGCGCCGCGAACTGCCGCCGCAGCCGGCCACCACGCGGGACCTGCTGGGCAATGCGTCGGCACTGTTGTCGGCGATGACCCACTTCGCGGGGGTGGTGACGGTGCCGCGGCAGGCCGACTTCCCCTTGCGACATATCGATTTCGTGCCGCTGCCCGACGCACGGGTGCTGGTCATCCTGGTGTTCTCGGACAACCAGGTGCAGAACCGTATCGTGCAGCTGGCCAAGCCACTGGATGGCCGCGAACTGGAACAGGCGGCCAATTACATCAACGCTCATTTCGTCGGCCTGCGCGTGGACGATATCCGCGCCCACCTGTTGCGCGAACTGCGCGAGGCGGGCAGCGAACTGAACCGGTTGCTGTCCAGCGCGATGGAACTGGCCGCAGCATCGTTCGCACCCGATGCACAGAATGACGACGTGCTGGTCAGCGGACAGACCAACCTGATGGGGTATGCCGAACTGGCCGACCTCGAGCGCCTGCGCGACCTGTTCGAGGCGTTCCAGAAAAAGAACGAACTGCTGCAATTGATGGAAGTCTGCGCGCGGGCGCCGGGCGTACGCCTGTTCATCGGCGAGGAATCGGGGTTTTCCGCGCTGGACGGCTGCAGTGTCGTCACGGCCAGCTATGGCGCCCAGGGCAAGGTGCTGGGCGCCGTGGGTGTGATCGGTCCCACCCGGATGGCCTACGAGCGGGTGATTCCGGTGGTGCAGGCGACGGCCGGCTTGCTCAGCGACGCCTTGAATCGCGCCGCGACGGCCTCATAAGAGGCTCGGGAGGCGGGGTTCCCCGCAGTTTTTGGACGGTCGGCACGTGGTGCCGGCCACGGATGAGGTTTGGAGTCATTCATGCACAACACTGACCCGCAGGCGTCGAACGCGACGCCCGAAGGAAACGCGGCGGACGAGGCCATGAACGCTGATCTGGAAGCACTGAAGGCACGCGTGGCCGAGCTTGAAGCCAGCAACGCGGAATTGCGCGAAACCGTGCTGCGCGAGAAGGCCGAGCTGGAGAACCAGCGCCGCCGCCTGCATCGCGACCTGGAGCAGGCGCGCCGCTTCGCCAACGAGAAGCTGCTGAACGAACTGCTGCCGGTATTCGATGGGCTGGAAAGCGGCCTGGCCGTGGAAGGCGGCGATGTGACCTCGATGCGTGAGGGCCTCAGCCTAACCCTGAAGTCGCTGCTCAAGGTGGGCGAGAACAACGGTCTGACCCAGGTCGACCCTAGGGGCCAGATGCTCGATCCGGAGCGCCATCATGCGGTAAGCATGGTCGATGCGCAGGACGCTGCACCCGGCACCGTGGTCAACGTGCTGCAGAAGGGCTACGTGTTGAACGAGCGCCTGCTGCGCCCGGCGCTGGTCGCCGTGGCGAAGGACTGACCGCGAGGGAGCGGTCGCGCGCGCAGCGACATGGTTGCGCGGCATTGAATCGGGGGGCACGACCCCCATCTGGAAAACATCGCGGCCGCGGGGGCCGCACCAAGCATCTGGAGCACATCACATGGGCAAGATCATCGGTATCGATCTGGGTACGACCAACTCCTGCGTCGCGGTCATGGACGGCAGCACCACCAAGGTCATCGAGAACGCGGAAGGTGATCGCACCACGCCGTCGATCGTGGCCTTCAGCAAGGATGGCGAAGTGCTGGTGGGCGCGCCGGCCAAGCGTCAGGGCGTGACCAATCCGAAGAACACCTTCTACGCGGTGAAGCGCCTGATCGGCCGCAAGTTCACCGACGCCGAAGTGCAGAAAGACCTCGACATCGTGCCTTACGGCATCGTGGCCCACGACAATGGCGACGCCTGGGTCGAGACCAGCGACGGCAAGAAGATGGCGCCGCAGGAAATCTCGGCCAAGGTGCTGATGAAGATGAAGAAGACCGCCGAGGACTATCTCGGCGAGCCGGTCACCGAGGCCGTGATCACGGTGCCTGCCTACTTCAACGAC
This window of the Dyella sp. A6 genome carries:
- the fur gene encoding ferric iron uptake transcriptional regulator; the protein is MEQESQELRRAGLKVTHPRMRILQIFEEDGARHLSAEDVYKRLLAHEEDIGLATVYRVLTQFEAAGILVKHNFEGGQAVYELDRGQHHDHMIDVDSGKVIEFVSEEIEKLQHAIAASHGYVIEDHSLVLYVRPKNRHK
- a CDS encoding MASE1 domain-containing protein, yielding MRSSYLPSLLRGPLLGLGYALCWSFLWSIADPYWMLPFGLRFGVLLLAPFRYWPWLLGGELLAAGLNDLHHGSPMGWAIFAFGDLPQPLVVAICLWLLRRAHLKPSLQNPEDVSRLLLSAAFTVLAATAMDTAMLAVLHAPPTTDLLLQVMGQDLLGNYVGTLLLTPPLIMLVLAPPSPRALRGLLMDGLLVMLPALVILLALSEQSDPQREFARILSLAPVLFFAFRHGWRGASLSMLISSLGMAIVDHFTTHAAPAASAHLFLAVAGTGALMLGSATDALRQSSARVAEQNTYLAAVNRRLDQLARQLRDAARGNLQAEEDLRRHMAAELHDELGQNLTAIQTHVKLAQTRLQQAGLTDTASAINDILGHMRRTLHRLLDDLRPAVLDEFGLLRALDEGPIRQLLSTACMRYYTDLHGDPRLLEEDIRTALYRLVQESATNAVKHAHASEFRLRLRIGTRQGRVLALLDIRDNGSGLPERVESEGRGLQGMRDRVTSLGGVFRLRSGPTGVHLRVLLHSSTPNRAAVRLSHPE
- a CDS encoding response regulator transcription factor; this encodes MYSIVLVDDHAIVREGFKRLIDLEPDLEVIAECRNADDAVEAIAQHRPDLVALDLSLPDGSGLPLIEHLRSVAPDTRIVVLSMHDGEPYVSEALRRGASGYVTKGVAPEELVAGLRAVMQGEQFLSSDLQQRRADRSGQELDPFERLTAREREVFLLLAAGLAPKQVAAELGIGQKTVYIHRASLMGKLGAGSELDLYRIASERGLLGATRSSSG
- the recN gene encoding DNA repair protein RecN; the encoded protein is MLISLYVRHFAVVEAAEIGFGPGLTVVSGETGAGKSLLVDALLLLAGARADSGMVRTGSDRAEMAAEFDLSNLPEARTWLEREELDEDGSCQLRRVIRAEGSSRAWINGRPVNAGQLGELATLLVEIHGQHEHQALLSRSHQMTLLDAYAGNEAQVESVRTLATEWRELGQKIRRLSGGDDREQRLDLLRHELAELERWALPAGELAELETSHKRLANAGRLAEGASGVVELLDGDSEFALQRALGRAHAELGKLAGLDDRLNPLLELLDNASIQLGEATDRLNRYAQDVDLDPERFAEVDAHLAHLHELGRRYRLPAGELHDKLAALRTEFDELEGAGDILDRLTSEQARVHARYTQAAEALSQARRDAAQQLGGEVSALMGELGMAGGVLEVALEASSANTPDSQGNERCELLVSANPGQPPRPLRKVASGGELARISLAIEVATLGKDSVGTMVFDEVDSGIGGAVAEVVGQKLRALGSKRQVLCVTHLPQVAAQGHAHLRVSKHSDGNDTHTRIELLGADGRRDELARMLGGVEITRETRAHAKKMLEQAQSA
- the hrcA gene encoding heat-inducible transcriptional repressor HrcA, coding for MPFPTHHDLDARARRLLRTLIAQYLVDGEPVGSRTLSRSSGLEVSPATIRNIMSDLEDAGLVASPHTSAGRVPTPRGLRLFVDSLIELQPLPHEEMARLRRELPPQPATTRDLLGNASALLSAMTHFAGVVTVPRQADFPLRHIDFVPLPDARVLVILVFSDNQVQNRIVQLAKPLDGRELEQAANYINAHFVGLRVDDIRAHLLRELREAGSELNRLLSSAMELAAASFAPDAQNDDVLVSGQTNLMGYAELADLERLRDLFEAFQKKNELLQLMEVCARAPGVRLFIGEESGFSALDGCSVVTASYGAQGKVLGAVGVIGPTRMAYERVIPVVQATAGLLSDALNRAATAS
- the grpE gene encoding nucleotide exchange factor GrpE — its product is MHNTDPQASNATPEGNAADEAMNADLEALKARVAELEASNAELRETVLREKAELENQRRRLHRDLEQARRFANEKLLNELLPVFDGLESGLAVEGGDVTSMREGLSLTLKSLLKVGENNGLTQVDPRGQMLDPERHHAVSMVDAQDAAPGTVVNVLQKGYVLNERLLRPALVAVAKD